A region of the Candidatus Caldatribacterium sp. genome:
AGGCTTTCGAGGATCAGGAGGAGTTTGACTTTGAAATAGATGAAGAGGACGAGGAATTGACATGAGGGCGGTGTGCTGCTACAATTCCTCTGTCGCTTTCTGGTATGGGTCTTGAAGAACTCCGTACGGCAAAGAGGGTTGTGGGTTTCAAGGAAACCCAGAGAGCCATTGAGCGGGGAAGGGCCAAAAAGGTCTTCGTTGCTCTTGACGTTGACGAGGCGATACGGAAGACCATTG
Encoded here:
- a CDS encoding ribosomal L7Ae/L30e/S12e/Gadd45 family protein; the protein is MGLEELRTAKRVVGFKETQRAIERGRAKKVFVALDVDEAIRKTIVALAQEKNIALEYVPSAQELGRICGIEVRSSCAAIVEDKGG